A genomic region of Lachnoclostridium edouardi contains the following coding sequences:
- a CDS encoding ribose-phosphate pyrophosphokinase codes for MIYEEKTIETIPVGPLGLIPLKSCDELGEKVNQYLIAWRHERESEHKSTIAFAGYQRDSYIIQAQTPRFGSGEGKGSIEESVRGDDLYFMVDVCNYSLTYSLCGIVNHMSPDDHFQDLKRVIAAAAGKARRINVIMPFLYESRQHKRSGRESLDCASALQELTSMGVENIITFDAHDPRVQNAIPLKGFETVQPIYQFIKYLLKEETDLDIDSDHMMVISPDEGGMKRAIYFANVLGLDMGMFYKRRDYTTVVDGRNPIVAHEFLGTDVEGKDVLIIDDMISSGESMLDVAKELKRRKARKVFICATFGLFTNGLNKFDEYYRNGLIDRILTTNLVYQTPELLSRPYYINVDMSKYIALIIDNLNHDASLSDLLNPTKRINRLLDAYRKNRE; via the coding sequence ATGATATACGAGGAAAAGACAATCGAAACCATACCCGTTGGGCCGCTGGGATTGATTCCCCTGAAAAGCTGCGATGAGCTGGGAGAGAAAGTAAATCAGTATTTGATTGCATGGAGACATGAAAGAGAAAGTGAGCATAAATCCACGATTGCTTTTGCCGGATATCAGAGAGATTCCTATATTATACAGGCTCAGACTCCTAGATTCGGTTCAGGAGAGGGCAAAGGCTCTATTGAAGAATCTGTCCGGGGAGACGATTTATATTTCATGGTAGATGTATGTAATTACAGCCTCACATACTCTCTTTGCGGAATTGTAAATCACATGTCTCCTGACGACCATTTTCAGGATTTAAAAAGAGTAATTGCAGCTGCGGCAGGAAAGGCCCGCAGGATCAATGTAATTATGCCGTTTTTATACGAAAGCAGACAGCACAAGCGTTCCGGCAGAGAGTCTTTAGACTGTGCGTCCGCTCTTCAGGAGCTGACCAGCATGGGAGTGGAGAACATTATTACGTTTGACGCCCACGATCCCAGAGTGCAGAATGCCATTCCGTTAAAGGGATTTGAGACAGTGCAGCCTATTTATCAGTTCATTAAATACCTTCTGAAAGAAGAGACTGATCTGGACATTGACAGCGATCACATGATGGTAATCAGCCCTGATGAAGGCGGCATGAAAAGAGCGATTTATTTTGCTAATGTGCTGGGACTGGATATGGGTATGTTCTACAAGCGCCGCGATTATACAACAGTTGTAGACGGACGCAATCCTATTGTGGCGCACGAGTTTTTAGGCACAGACGTAGAGGGCAAGGACGTGCTTATTATTGACGATATGATATCTTCAGGGGAAAGTATGCTGGATGTAGCTAAGGAGCTGAAGAGAAGAAAAGCCAGAAAAGTATTTATCTGCGCAACCTTCGGCTTGTTTACAAACGGTCTGAATAAGTTCGACGAGTACTACAGAAACGGCCTGATTGACAGGATTCTTACTACAAACCTGGTTTACCAGACTCCGGAGCTGCTGTCCAGACCTTACTATATTAATGTAGATATGAGCAAGTATATTGCATTAATAATAGATAACTTAAACCACGATGCATCTTTAAGTGATTTACTGAATCCTACAAAGAGAATTAACCGTTTGTTAGATGCATATAGAAAAAACAGAGAATAA